Below is a window of Acanthochromis polyacanthus isolate Apoly-LR-REF ecotype Palm Island chromosome 15, KAUST_Apoly_ChrSc, whole genome shotgun sequence DNA.
TCAGCTAAGATGGGGGACCATATCGAGCCACAGATCACCCCAGAGACTCCAGGCAGGCCTTCCATTAGGAACCCCTTTGAAAGTCCCAATGACTACCACCATCTCCGGGAACCTCTGGTCCCAAGCCCCTCTGTCTTCAAATCCAAGCCTTGTAAAGCTGTAAGTCGGAACTCATTTCATACCTCCCACCTGAACAGTTTCCCAGGTATAGTTTAAACCTAGTCTGAgactaaaggaaaaaaatcagtgaagATCTCGACTGAATTTTTCCTCATAGTGTCAGACTAGAATTAACCCATCTATCCCTCGTGGAATGAGCCTTTATATTTTCGACAATATGACACATGCATGAATGCACATCTGTTACTGAAAAGTTTAAGTACTTTCAGTTTTGCTGCATGATGTtcccatttttttcttgtggaCATCCTGCAGCACTTCCTTCTTTCTAGGCTGTATGTAGTCTCATATTCACTTCCTTATCTGTCTCTTTCCCAGACTCCACCCAAGTTTAACTGGTCTATCGATGAAATGGCAAGTTTCCTACCTGTACATATAGACCCAGAGGAAATCCAACGACAGTCTTTTTACCTCAGCCAGACAAGGTAAGTACTGAAACAGTAGTCACAGTAGATATAGGGGCAAAATTGAACTCTTGAACGATGTTACTGTACTAAAGTACGGTCATGTTCATGTATTAAGAGAGCAATTAAAGATCGCAGGGAATTTAAGTGATTTGTTTATTCTTTCTTGCAGGACGGATTCTGACATTGAGGAAAAACGTCAGAATGCTATTGAGCAGGTTTGAAAATCTAATCGAATCTCATTTTATTGCATATTTGATAGAGTTTTTAGTGCTTTGGTGATTTGTAATGCTGTCATTTTCTATTTCTCAATTAAGTTTTTTACCAAAGGAGCCATTGTGCCTTCCCCCTGGGCAGCACCAGACATCCGAAAAGCCCCTCAGATGTATAAGAAAAGTAAGTTCGTTCactgtttctgtcactttttcacTCCTGTTTTAACGATTGTCTGaagtttttcatattttttgcgtcccatttttatttatgcatttaattTTATGTAAAGTTGATTTCTCTTCAATTgaatgtttctttgtttttgtcttttcatatGTAGGTTCTAAGTCTGCAATGATTGCAGAGGAGCCTGAAAAAATCTCAGGTTGGTTTGCCTTTTGAGAGGGTTTAACATCACTTTCTACAATCTGTGCCCATCTCTACTTTTTTAAACTACACACTAACTTGTAtttgttgtgggtttttttttttcagttgcttgTCAGACAACCCTTTCGTTGCCTTTGGCTTTTGACTTGGAGAAAGTACTAGGTAAGCTTCTTTCAAATGTCAGCAGAACAGTGTTTGGAGGATAGCAGAGTGTTCCACTATTAAGTCaccatgtctgtttttttccttctcaggGGAATATTACCGCTACGAGGAGCCGTGTGATGCTATGCAGGAGAGTCTTAGTTCCTCCTCCTTGAGACGAAAACTGTTCCTCGATGGCCAGGGCAGTTACAGCGGCTCTGATAGCTCGAGTCCACCAAGCCCAGACAGAAGCCATGCTAGACGAGAGAGGAAATTAATCAACGGAGGAGAGGAAGCTGTAGAAGGGGTTGAAGGTTCTGAGGTTATGTCACCTATCTTTTCCTCCCCTTTGTCCTGTGGTGTGTCGGCTCCAACTCCCTCTACAGTGAGTGCAAGGATGCATATGATGAATATTTTGACACATATGAAGCTGAATATGTCTCATTCAGGCAATCAGCGAAAGGATCTCATTTTTAAGCATGAAACTGAAGAAAGCAAGCACCTCTGAATATCTTTTGTCATCTAATCagcaaatgtttgcttttaatttgaGTCCATCTCctgatgattattattatctGTACAAAAGTCCTGAAAATGTTGGTCTTTCTCAAAAGCAACCACTAAACTTGTGGAATTGAGTTAACATTTTTGGTTTAAGAGATTTTTAACAAGGATTTACAGGGCTTTTTGTGTTTCTAGTATAGTTAAATCAACAGTTGCACTgttaaacaaaaattaaatcacTTTGTCTTTAATTTTAGGATCAGTTCTCATCCAGTCCCATCCAGCACGGCTGTTTCCGGGACTGCAGCCTCGGCAGCATCAGTAGTCCTATGTTTCCTGATAGATCGTCTCCTGCTGGCCTCGTCTCACCCACAGTTTCTCCTATTGTTGCACACGTAGCACACACGCCCATATCCTCAGGTACAGTTTGGTTTGCAACTTGTACACAAATTcacattaaagaaataaactataAGTGGGGAAACAACGTGTTTAAATTGATTGTCTCTTCAATCTGAATCTTTGCTCTTTCTTTAGCTGAGAGGAAGCATCAAAGTAATTTCACTCCGCCTGGTGTTCCCCTGGACATAGATGTAACATCCTGCAATGAGAGTCCGTTTGTTGAAGGTTGCTCTCCCATTCGTAGCTGCTCCCCACACCAGCTCCATTGCCACAATGAGCCCCACCATGTCTCCAGACCCAAGCCCAGACCCAGAGTCCGCTGCTGGGCTTCTCCTCCCCTCATCTCCCCGATCCTCAACTCTAAGCTCCAAGACAATCACGAAGCAGAGGAACCACTTATatcttcctcatcctcctcctcttcccttcCCCCTATGGATCTGGATCCATTGTCACCCCTGGTCAGGGATGCCCACCCTGTTGATGCTGAGAGAGTTACATTGGATCCTATGGAACCTGTGAAAATGGAGGAAGGAAAGGATACAGGGAGAGAAGTGAgactggaagaggaggaggaggaagaggaagaaggtgGAAGGCCTTCAGGACAGCTGACCAGCTCACGGATGGGGAATGTGTCGGCAGTAGAAAGCTCTCagatgtttgtgtctcttctggCAGAGGGAAGCAGCATACGCTACGATTCTAGCATGCAGGTTTGAGAGAGCAATTTCGCCAAGGCAGACTTtgttctttttctattttactgttttgtatATTTGACTTGTATAAATGACTTCTCACTGGTCatttcatatttctgtttttcttcttaaagATTTGCGACTGACtgcgttttgtgtgtgtttaggtgGACAGCGGCTACAACACTACCTCAGCGGGCACTGCCAGTCTTATTGATGGTCTCAGCTCAGACTGTCACAGCAAAGAATCCTTCAGTTCCAACTTGGTGGAAGAAGCCTTCCAAGTCACCCGACACACTAAAGTAAAGGTAATGTGTACCTTTCAGACACAGTTCTAATAATTGCAATATAGTAGTTCAAATACATTACTGAagaaagtctttttttaaaaattattttcaactaAAAGCAAGTTTCTTATCTTCCAGGTATTTTATCCTCACCACTGAGCCAAttgttttatgcatttaaaGGGACACCTCAAGTGGAAGCTTAAGATGGTTATTTTACAATCAAATGCAACAAAGTTTACACTGTGTTTGAAGCATTTATGGCAAAGTCATTTCTTTAGACCGAACAAGGCCAACTGTTAAATGAAGTATGAATTGGATTAAGGGTTTCACATGTGGTTATTAGTTCTTTGGAAGTTAATGGTTCAAGTTACCTGGCTGATGGTAAATGCATTTCTTCACTGTTCCATCACAGGACAACAAAGGGAAGTCCAACCCATAGACATCATTGCCCCACTGTAAgacactgacagctgtaatTTTGAGTCGACAGTGCTTTTTGATTCACTATACTGGTGTAAaaaaagagggaggaaaaaatataatttctgtACCAAATCTGCACAACAACCTTCCTGAATGCTGtattaatgcagtatttcaatTATATTTGGTGCTGACATGAATAACTTGATAGATCCTAACTTTCAGATGACATGAGATCTGTACtgtatttatgttttcataAAACTGTTTATCATGATGATTTTATATGACAAGAGCTTATTTTTCCTTTATTGAATGAATAAGAATTAAATTCAGGTCACTTGCAGGTCTTGTTCGTATCAATGAATTATTTATTACCGAATAAGACACTGAATAATGCCACTAGTGAACTGAAAGCTGattgagccttttttttttttacatttttttctatactTAAAGTATCAGCtggatttttgtcacattaaatTCACTTGAATTCTTTGTCTGGCTTGACGATGaattgtttattattgttgaGTTGGATCGTTgtaaaatgtttctgctgcactgAATAGTCTTGAGTAAAGGGGTATTTTGACTCGGTGGCTTTGTCCAGCCGTGTATCTGAGTTTCcattatatcagtaaaatgtatCATCACTTAATGCAAATTTCCCAATATTGTTGGACAAAAATAATTTAGTGTGagatttttatacatttaaaaaaacacaaccatttgtaaaaaacattttaatgaccAATGCCATATTACACCGTTTTTAACACTGCAGCTATGACTTGCCACCCGCCCTTATCTATGGACTCATGTTTCAAATCATAATAAAATTACAAGTATAAGAACAAAGTGGTGCAGGGTAGACTGGAACGGCGTGTCTTTGTTGTGgtagatttattaaaaaataaacatatctAAAACATAATTAACTGTGTCAATGCATCAGAATCCAAACTGGTTCCTTTATAGACTGATTTTTGATCGGGTTCAGCTGAATTATGGTGCTGCCTTTTCTGTCAGCGGTCCAGTTTTGGTTTCTTGGCCTGTGGTTCAGCATCTGGGACTGGAACACTCACACCAGGAATCTAAAATAGAGAACACATGCTTCTATTGTACAAAATGTTATTTGGATACAAATGAAGTTGTTCAGTTTAGTCTGTCCTTACCACAGGGTCAGTCAGAGCCATCCGGATCTTCTGGTGCTGAATGTTGGATGCATCCAGACTGATGGTGACCTTCACCTTGTCAAATATCCGGAACGTGTGCTGCTCTACGGTCAGAGCAGGACCCTAGACATATGCAGACGAAATAAACACTTTAGTAAATaagaaagaaacacaagctgATGATGACtgatgaaaaaatgacaaaattaaatcAATTCAAATGTTTGTACCtcttcatcaaaaacaatgctTGGGGTGACTTTGTCTTTGGAGTCGAAGAAGACTGTTCCCTCCAGGCCAAACTTTGGGATGAGCACAATGATCGCATTCTTCctcacaaacagaacaaatcctTCTTCGTTCAGAATGCCTCGGCTCTTGAAGAACAGCTGAAAAGATAATTTGTATTGAAAGCATGAATTTGCGGTCTTAATGGTTTAGGTAGGAGGCTGGTTCACATGCAAGCCAGTTAACACAATTCAGACCTGTGTGTGGAAGGCAACAGAAGCCCTCTGTGCGTACTgagccattttgtgtctgtagttgAGGTTGTTGCAGAGGGCTGACTGCTTATGTTTGTCCATCAAATCTGGGTAGGTGCTGTCTGCTCCTATAGCCACTGCCAGCAGGCGATGCGCTATAATATCTGCGTATCTGTGTAGGAGAGCAGAGGAGCAGGGTGGAGGTAGAGGCTTAGATGACATCAGAAGGTTAAACAGAATATCAGTTATGTAGAAGATCAGTTTTCATACCTTCTGATAGGTGATGTGAAGTGCGTATAAATGGGTGAAGCAAGGCCGTAATGGTGGAAATCGTTATCCATGCCAGAACAGAAATAGACCGCTTGCATCATGCACCGAGTGGCCAAGATGCGCAGCAGTGTGTTAAAGTATGGAAAGCCATCCACTTTGGCTCCATCGAGGGAGTCAGCCAGGGCCTTGGCTGTGTCTGTGTGGATCGCCACGTCCTGATGAGAgatgaaaagaaatgtgttaTCATCActagggctggcctgaatagtggtttctggtctctggatatttgggccctattaaagacgaatatccgaatattcgttctgtTAACTGTGGGGATGGTGTCCTTTGGGTTATATgcctctcccttctttctccaaACATAAGCAACGTTTCTGTGGCCAAAGAGCTCTaatttggtctcatctgaccaaaggaCACACTTTCTGTATTCATAATCTCTCTCCAGGTTGTCCTTAGCATACTTCAGTCTGGCTTAAAGGTGTCTCGTCTGTAGAAGTGGAGTTTTTCTTGGCCTGCATTCTCGCAGTCCACCAGTAAACTTCAGTTGATAAGTTGAGTGATTTGTTACTTTAATTCAACTATGTTTGAGTCACTCAACAAATCTATCATGTAGACAGTGATTTAGGAGTCTGGAATCAAGCacatcaaatttaatttttgtgATTCCGCTCACATTTAGTGTATTTGGAGTTACTGCTGATTTATTGACACAACATCCTTCTTCGATATCAAGACAAATGAAATAAGTGAGCTCAAGAAACAGGCATTTAACATCTGTATAAACCATTTTAACACCTGACCGTTTTACTCCACTCACCTTGGACTTTGCAGCCTTGAGCAGGATATCATAGTTAGACGGAGGCGGTGCTGGATGTTTCCTCAGCAGAGCACACTCCTGAAATTCATCATAGATCTTCTGGGCGACTGAAATATTGGCCAGCAACATGAACTCCTCTACCATGGAGTTTGTTTCCCTAATGACCGAAAGACGGGTTAAATTACTTACATCCAAAACACTGCATGATTCACACAGAAGAGTAAAGGATTCTGCAGAATGCTCCTTTTTCAGGGAACCTACATGAGTTCTTTGGTCTGGAGGTCAATGGGGTCGTGGGTTTCACTGTCCATGTGAAAACGGACCTCTAAAGACGAGAGCGTCAAGGCCCtgaacacaaaaatatacactgTTACAACTCCACACTTTCAGTTATTTTCTCATATCCCTAAAATGCTTTTCAAAAAGCATTTCCACAGCATTAAAATGCGCCATCCAGCATTTTGTAAATCCATACTTTCACTATTCATTAGTCCTTACCCTTTCTCTATCCTCTGCCTCTTGAGGATTTTTGCCAACTTGTTGAGACCCCGCAAGCTCTTGGTGATGTCATCATTCTTGTTGGTGTCATCGATCCTCATCTGGGCCTCAGCATAGGTCAGAGATGCCTGAACCAATGAATGGCAGACGGGtaaacaatgaaacacaaatacatATAAAGCATTCATGGAAGTATCTTGACCCTGCATTGTAGTAACTTGCAAACTCCTAAGCAGGTGAGTGTAATTTAATACATgctcttctaaaaaaaaaaagaaggtctGAAAATGCAACTTCCCTGTGTTGGCACTATACCTTGGAGTTAATAACACTTTTTGTGAACCTGGTCTTCAGTATTTCTGCCTCGTGGTTCATTTCCCAGATACATGAAAAAGCCAACCTAGTAAAAGAGTAACAGAAAAAGACCAGACATaaagagacatacattttaaatgaattcaCTTCTGATCAGCAGGAAATGCAAAATATAACATCCTGGTTGTAGCAGCTAGAGTTTGTTCAGACTGATTAAGTATGATGAAAGCAACTGACAGTGTGGATTACTGTGcaagtttttgtctgtttgtgcatCTTCAGGCCTCACCTCTCGACGTTGGAGCGTAGAGAACAGAGattggagctgagcagctcagGAACCATGTCGATCCTCTGTTGAGCACAATATGAAACAGTTTGGTCAAGTCAGAACTGCTAAACATTAATTAGATACAAAAAGTTTCAATAAAATCCTAATTTCCATTTATACAATGTGATCAAATCCAGTGATAGACTGTATGAACATTCAAACTGTCACTACATATACTTCACCACATCAAGAGGACATTTTATGCTGAGATAAAGAGATGACAGGAATAGAATCATATAGCTAAAAATGCGACAAAGTCTTAAACCACCACATACACTctgaacacattctctgtttacCTACACAATTTTTCCCATACAAATCACAATACTAAGAGAACAGAGAAATTGCTTTCtactttatttttgttgcaaCTCAATACTGTGAATGTATTGTTTTTAGTGATGTTCAAACTTGAGAATGCAAACTTGTGAGTGTGATTTCCTTACTTTGCCACACAAGTACACAGTGGTGCCGCGGTTGGCAGCCTCTTTGTCCAGAGCATTGCCAGGCCTGATGAAGTGACTGACATCTGCGATGTGGACGCCCACCTACAGCGCAAAAATAGCTTGCTCAGAGACTCAAATGTGATACAGACACAAACAACTTAACATTGTTACTTAACAGTAACAATATACGTACCTCGAGGTTTCCGTTTTCCAGCTCTCGACAGTGCAAGGCATCATCTATGTCTGTACATCCCGGGGGATCGACACTGCACACTGTCAAATGCCTCAGGTCCTCTCTCCTCACCATGTCCTGTACCACACACATTCAAGCTGGATTATACACAGACCTACACATGTGTGCTTTCAAATTATATTCTACAAATTAGACTTCACTAGAATAAGTGTGTCACAGGTACCTCTGGTGTGATAGCCCATGGCATCTTGGGAAGGAAACTGAGTACAGCTTGAGAGAAGGCCTGATGTGGAACATCatgctccagcagcagcacctcCTGCTCTGTGTCTTTCTCCCCTGCACCTCCTAGACTTCGAACAAAGTGACCctaacaaagagaaaaaaaagttacattttctgTCCAAGTTTGCCAAGTAGAGATGTAGTGACTGATAGCAGGATATCCATTGTTCCAAAAAGTTGACAGTCTGAAGAGATTCTAACTCACATTTGGATATCTGGAGTCTTTGGGCCAACCATCGATGGACACCATAATCCTCTGGCCTGCCAGTGTGGTCGCCTGTCGTGTTTCAATGCGAATGCGTGGGATACGGCGGTCTGCTGGAGTGAACAGATGACGGGTagactgaaagaaaaagaaaagggacTGTTGAAAAGTGCTGTCGATTAAAGACGAAGTTCTACACAGTTTGTGAAGTATAAAGTACATAAGATTTACTACATCGCACAAAGCATGCATACGAAGTTTGAGGacaattttatattttcaaaccAAGATTATGAAACAGTCTGCACCTACCTCTTTGATTTGGGAGACATTCAGCATGCCACAGAATGGTCTCCAGTTCCTTTTGATGATTCCCACTACCTTTCCTGTGGCTTTCCTGGCTGCTTCAGCTGCTGATATCCTCAACTGTTTAAACACATAGGAATAAGGAGGttattaaaacactgtaaaagttCCAGCTCTCTTTCTGTGTAGCACAACAACCAGATActccatttcatttttatctctaAAGACTGACACAGCAGACACCTTCTCCAACTGTAAGCAGAGACAAAAGCTGTCTAATTATTCTTCCTTTCAGTAAAACCTATAATTACcgctttctcttcctcctcctcttcaacATTATCGTCCTTCGCTGCTCCTTCATCCTGCAACACGACCGAGGATGGTGCCACCCACTGACTCCGTGGCAGTAGCTGTACGGCAACCACGTCCTGGTGCACTGCTCTGTTGAGGTTCTGAAGACCCTGGATGAGAATCTGGCAGCAAGCCAAATAGAGCGCATGCATGGACTTCACTATTTTGACAGTTACTTCACATGTAGGAATTCCTCAAATCTCCTGCAAACCCTGATGAGGTCTGGAATGTCTCTACATTTCCAGATTTTCGAACAGATCTCTACAACACTTAATATTTACAGATAAGAGAACACAAACCTCTGTGCTGTCTTCCCCCTCTCCCTGGATAAAGACCGTGGCCTCCAGATAGTTGTCTCTGCTGGCCCTGAAGGTGCCCTGGACGAAGGAGCCGCTCTTAATTCCTGCTTGGATCCTTGACAGAGGAAGGTGCTCTGGAAACAACACTTTACTGCTAGTGATCTCATTCTAaaggaggaaaggaaaaaaagcaaggtaaagagagaaaacagagaattaAGTCCTATAGATAAAGAATCCAAATTTCACATACACTCCCATTTTACACAAAATCAGAAATGGCATTCATTTCTATACATAACTAGTACAAAACTGTGAAAGCGTTTACCTTGTTATCATTGGACAAAGCCAGATGATCTACAAGCTCAGGATTCGCTGTCAGACTCTTGATGTACTCTTCAACTAGAATGCAAGTGAATAAATATTCGTGACAAAGCAGGAAGCTGACGCATTTTAAACAGAACTTAACAAGGAAGCTTTTTCCTGTTGAAAAAATGACTAATTACATTTGTACACCAGCAGGCCGCTCTCCTCTGCTTTCTGCTTGTTCCCTTGGTCATTGGTGAGGAGAACCACCTTGAGCCCATCGGTGTCAGACTCAGATGTCTTCAGGTGCTGGCTGTACCATTTGGCTGCCACACGGATTGCACGGTCATTACGGTCATTGGCAGTCTCCCCTGGTTCACGTTCAATGAATGTCTctctggaaaaacagaaataacaagaataaatgtgtaaaagtaAGCAGCTGCTTCTTATTTATTATCACTGTACAATTAGGATGTTGTGATGCCGTAATAAAAAAGTCTCAAGCGTCTTTGTACCTGTGGTGTTCGTTGGTAAAGGTGTAGAAGTGTTTCTCTTTCTCATGTATGATGTCCTTGAGGCGTTTGTAGACTGGTGCACTGCGGTGGCGTACCTCCTGTAGTACAGTCTGAAGAATAATCACATTACGGATCACAGCATCTTCCAGCACGTCAATCTGCAAGACAAGTTGTAAGGAGAAGGTGAAAAAGAATCAGAGCTGGTCAGAATCAGGTGTACAGCAGAATCGATGTGAGTTTAGGAATAATAAATTGTCTTGAATCAGGGAATCATCATCACCTAAATCTATGTTATATCTCTCTTGGAGCAGGTTATCAATCATGAAAAGACAAAGCTGAGTATCTAGCTGCGTTTAAAGGGATGCGCCATTCATTCCTATATGAATATCAGGACATCTGATGGCCCCTGTCATGCCTCTTTGCGTAAcataacaataaaacacatataAATGTTGCATTATCGCAATATATAAGGCACTACACTGAAGTATGGATTGCATGACAAGACAGCATTAGACGTCTTGATGGTACAAACGTCCTCATTTTTTGAGTTACACGCATAAAATTACCTGATGCAGCACCACATTCGTGTCAGGGATCAGATAATGTGGATAAGAGCAGAGACTGCTCTCAATACACGCGTCTGTCTGCAACACTGTGGACTCCTGTTTGCATTCAGTGCAAGCTTCACTTCCACACCAAATATCATCTCTCAGATAATGCTCACGGACTACCTTCATCACCCCACCCGACCGGGTCTTTTTAACGAAGGTTTTAGATTTTAACATGATGGCGATAACagcttaaaaaaattaaactccGGTGTTTTTATCCTTCTTTCGGAAGAGTAGCAGTTAGCTGCCCATGTGTAAGCTAAATCAGTGGGCCGACAGAACTTTCTAAGAGTGTTAGGAAACTGAAGTTgtgttttagatattttaaaacGTACAATTTTCTTATGCACtaatttctaaaacaaaataaataatttgtagtcaaaaaatattgtgattttcttTCGGCTTTCGAGTAAAATGATAATAACGTCTGCGGTTAATTTTGGTTGACCATCTAGTTGTTCAATGACAACAAAGCAGAGGAAGGCAGAAGAACGACTGAGTTGACACGCTCAGAAACGCAATATCGTCCCTTCTGGTGGGATGTGGTACTGCATGACTGTGTGTCGTAATTAACTATAGGTGAGTGGGCGTTGATTGTACTGCACCTTCGTTAGCATAGAGGGCGCTGCAGCTAACAAATTATAACAGGCAAGCCGTTGGGCGGTTAGCAGGCTGGTCGGAGCGGGACCCTTGAAATTAAAAGCAATTCACCGTGTGCTCTTGTCACTTTAAAGCGACTTTGAGttgtttttatatcattttcCTTCGGGGTGAGTGCGTTGGTGGTCGTTTGTAAACGGTTTAGCTAACATTCGTGCTACTtcgctgtttgtttttgtttcttcttgctgcaaagtaACGTTAACATGTCACATTCGTGAActtaacttttttaaaaatctacttGGCGTTAGTTAGCTAATACGAGGACTCAAAGTCAGGACCAGAATCGGTGCAAAATGCCTCCCAAGAGGCAGCACCTGAAGCCGACAGCTGCCAACGTGTCCAGCTCCTTGGACCTGGAGTCTGAGGACATCAGCTTGGAGACCACCGTACCCACCACTGAGGATGTGTCCTCATCCGACGATCAGCGGGACGGATCCCAGAAGGTGACTCGCCAGCTGATCGAGAGGAAGGAGCTGCTGCACAGCCTCCAGCTGCTAAAGATCGAGCTTTCTCAGAAGAATCTCATCATAGACAACATGAAAGCCGATCATATGTCCAAGGTAGAAGACAGGGATGCTGCACAGTCCAAGTTATAGAAAAAATGGAGTATTGATGTGGATATATGGGTGTAGAAAGTGGCTGTCTTGTGATTGTTGCAGTAATACTCTTGTATGTGCATATTGATGTGAAAAGTCTTGGGTTTCAGattgaggagctggaggagaggcTGAATGACACCCTACACCAGAAACAAGTGCTGTCCCTCAGACTGGACAGCCAGCTGAAACTAGCtcaggaggagaacaggtgagaAAGGAGAGTAGTGtcatgcaccaaaacaaaaccgAGATTCCAGTGTTATTGCTCATTTGTCTGCTTTGATTAGTCGCAATTCCATCTGATTGGATTTTATGCAGTCTTGAAATGTAAGTAAATGTTTCATAAGAAAAGTTATCATTTGATAAACTGTAAAAGTTtgccattatttaaaaaagcatgcaaaattacacaaaactggACAGATATGTAGACCATTTGAGCAACTGCTACACGTAGGACACCTCTCttttgataattttttatttattttcagtcattttcttcaGTTATCTAATTACATGACATTCTGACAGCCATATTGCCCAGACAGTGTTATGACACAGCTGACTGTATTCCAATTAAAATCCAATTTAGGGGAGGAAGGCAGTCAGAAATGTCTGAACAATTAGCTGTTAATCCATTTCAGATCAAAGTTGTAATTTGAAGCGATGAAATT
It encodes the following:
- the bora gene encoding protein aurora borealis; the encoded protein is MGDHIEPQITPETPGRPSIRNPFESPNDYHHLREPLVPSPSVFKSKPCKATPPKFNWSIDEMASFLPVHIDPEEIQRQSFYLSQTRTDSDIEEKRQNAIEQFFTKGAIVPSPWAAPDIRKAPQMYKKSSKSAMIAEEPEKISVACQTTLSLPLAFDLEKVLGEYYRYEEPCDAMQESLSSSSLRRKLFLDGQGSYSGSDSSSPPSPDRSHARRERKLINGGEEAVEGVEGSEVMSPIFSSPLSCGVSAPTPSTDQFSSSPIQHGCFRDCSLGSISSPMFPDRSSPAGLVSPTVSPIVAHVAHTPISSAERKHQSNFTPPGVPLDIDVTSCNESPFVEGCSPIRSCSPHQLHCHNEPHHVSRPKPRPRVRCWASPPLISPILNSKLQDNHEAEEPLISSSSSSSSLPPMDLDPLSPLVRDAHPVDAERVTLDPMEPVKMEEGKDTGREVRLEEEEEEEEEGGRPSGQLTSSRMGNVSAVESSQMFVSLLAEGSSIRYDSSMQVDSGYNTTSAGTASLIDGLSSDCHSKESFSSNLVEEAFQVTRHTKVKVFYPHH
- the dis3 gene encoding exosome complex exonuclease RRP44 → MLKSKTFVKKTRSGGVMKVVREHYLRDDIWCGSEACTECKQESTVLQTDACIESSLCSYPHYLIPDTNVVLHQIDVLEDAVIRNVIILQTVLQEVRHRSAPVYKRLKDIIHEKEKHFYTFTNEHHRETFIEREPGETANDRNDRAIRVAAKWYSQHLKTSESDTDGLKVVLLTNDQGNKQKAEESGLLVYKFEEYIKSLTANPELVDHLALSNDNKNEITSSKVLFPEHLPLSRIQAGIKSGSFVQGTFRASRDNYLEATVFIQGEGEDSTEILIQGLQNLNRAVHQDVVAVQLLPRSQWVAPSSVVLQDEGAAKDDNVEEEEEEKALRISAAEAARKATGKVVGIIKRNWRPFCGMLNVSQIKESTRHLFTPADRRIPRIRIETRQATTLAGQRIMVSIDGWPKDSRYPNGHFVRSLGGAGEKDTEQEVLLLEHDVPHQAFSQAVLSFLPKMPWAITPEDMVRREDLRHLTVCSVDPPGCTDIDDALHCRELENGNLEVGVHIADVSHFIRPGNALDKEAANRGTTVYLCGKRIDMVPELLSSNLCSLRSNVERLAFSCIWEMNHEAEILKTRFTKSVINSKASLTYAEAQMRIDDTNKNDDITKSLRGLNKLAKILKRQRIEKGALTLSSLEVRFHMDSETHDPIDLQTKELMETNSMVEEFMLLANISVAQKIYDEFQECALLRKHPAPPPSNYDILLKAAKSKDVAIHTDTAKALADSLDGAKVDGFPYFNTLLRILATRCMMQAVYFCSGMDNDFHHYGLASPIYTHFTSPIRRYADIIAHRLLAVAIGADSTYPDLMDKHKQSALCNNLNYRHKMAQYAQRASVAFHTQLFFKSRGILNEEGFVLFVRKNAIIVLIPKFGLEGTVFFDSKDKVTPSIVFDEEGPALTVEQHTFRIFDKVKVTISLDASNIQHQKIRMALTDPVIPGVSVPVPDAEPQAKKPKLDR